A single window of Usitatibacter rugosus DNA harbors:
- a CDS encoding glycosyltransferase family 4 protein, translating into MKLIFFNRFFHPDTSATSQMLSDLAFHLASRGIDVHVVTSRSTEAGAASLERVRGVTIHRVSTAPGAPHGLPRRALAYAAFYRAARRAAAELAGPGDVVVLKTDPPLLSAAVSRVALRKGATVVNWIQDLFPEVAERHGVPGARGPLGALLRWIRNRSLRLASRIVVIGDQMAAHVGKQDGIDPGKIAVIHNWADGQVIQPMPPASNTFRKGWALTDAFVVGYSGNLGRVHEFDTLLDAAKLLNAEKDICFLFVGRGPRLAEVRRRVETERIANVRFEPPQSRDSLSQSLGVPDVHVSTLLPCFEGLVHPSKLYGVMAAGRPTLFIGDQRGETACILDRDGSGVSVATGNSEAVAREIRALRDDPARRQSMGEHARRALDAKYDMRIALSQWESLLGSVGVTMGTVAH; encoded by the coding sequence ATGAAGCTGATCTTCTTCAATCGCTTTTTCCATCCGGACACGTCGGCAACCAGCCAGATGCTCTCGGACCTCGCGTTCCATCTCGCGTCACGGGGCATCGACGTGCATGTGGTCACGAGTCGATCGACGGAAGCAGGGGCGGCTTCTTTGGAGCGCGTGCGCGGCGTCACGATCCATCGCGTTTCGACGGCGCCGGGCGCACCACACGGCCTGCCACGCCGGGCGCTGGCGTACGCGGCCTTCTATCGCGCCGCCCGGCGCGCGGCGGCTGAGCTCGCCGGGCCGGGCGATGTCGTGGTCCTGAAAACGGATCCTCCGTTGCTGAGCGCTGCCGTGAGCCGCGTGGCGTTGCGCAAAGGCGCAACGGTCGTGAACTGGATCCAGGACCTGTTCCCTGAGGTGGCCGAGCGACATGGAGTTCCCGGTGCGCGAGGTCCGCTTGGCGCGTTGTTGCGGTGGATCCGCAACCGCTCGCTTCGACTTGCCTCGCGCATCGTGGTCATCGGCGATCAGATGGCCGCGCACGTCGGAAAGCAGGACGGGATCGACCCGGGCAAGATCGCCGTGATCCACAACTGGGCGGACGGCCAGGTCATCCAACCGATGCCGCCTGCGTCGAATACGTTTCGCAAGGGCTGGGCGCTGACCGATGCGTTCGTCGTGGGCTACTCGGGCAACCTGGGGCGCGTGCACGAGTTCGACACGCTGCTCGATGCCGCCAAGCTGCTCAACGCGGAGAAGGACATCTGCTTCCTTTTCGTCGGGCGCGGCCCGCGACTGGCCGAGGTGCGTCGACGCGTCGAAACGGAACGGATTGCCAACGTGCGCTTCGAGCCCCCGCAGAGTCGGGATTCGCTGTCCCAGAGCCTCGGCGTGCCGGATGTCCATGTCTCGACGCTGCTACCTTGCTTCGAAGGCCTCGTGCACCCCAGCAAGCTCTATGGCGTCATGGCTGCGGGCCGGCCCACCCTCTTCATCGGGGATCAACGCGGCGAGACGGCGTGCATCCTCGATCGAGACGGCTCCGGCGTATCGGTGGCGACCGGCAACAGCGAGGCCGTGGCGCGCGAGATCCGGGCGCTGCGCGACGACCCGGCGCGCAGGCAATCGATGGGTGAGCATGCGCGGCGGGCCCTCGATGCCAAGTACGACATGAGGATCGCCCTGTCGCAGTGGGAGTCGCTACTGGGCTCCGTGGGTGTCACGATGGGGACGGTTGCGCACTGA
- the asnB gene encoding asparagine synthase (glutamine-hydrolyzing) has product MDRAELQRIGDAMAARGPDGSGLWISPDNRVGLAHRRLAIIDLSAAGAQPMSTEDGQLRITYNGEIYNYRALRSDLESKGYRFRSESDTEVLLHLYADRGPDMVHALRGMFAFAIWDERRHGMFLARDPFGIKPLYVADDGSTLRFASQVKALLAGGGVPRREDPAGSVGFLLWGFVPEPFSLYRDIRSIAAGSHLWIGKDGLAAETQYFSTREEMLRIEGEERRPAGGDAMAELRAALDESIDHHLVADVPVGLFLSSGIDSCVVASFAGARLGDRLHSLTLGFSEFKNTEYDETVLAARVAADLGIKHSTCWTSREQVDAGLSSYFEAMDQPSMDGLNTWLVSKAAKDSGIKVALSGLGGDELFAGYPSFTQVPATARWASPFAKHAGISRAVRRAAEPLLAPFTSPKYAGLLEYGGSVSGAYLLRRALYMPWEVARVLDPAFVEEGLKRLDTEDRLRVALGNISHERLAVSALELDWYLRSQLLRDSDWAGMAHSVEIRVPFVDVPLFRMVARQVADERAPTKKDLLRAVSGELPALLSTRPKTGFNVPVREWFGTSLPGERAERGLRTWARRVLDKWNLPAKPQGRPGKPPKMAGAPNVPS; this is encoded by the coding sequence GTGGATCGCGCCGAGCTGCAGCGCATCGGCGACGCCATGGCGGCGCGAGGCCCCGATGGATCGGGCCTGTGGATCTCGCCCGACAACCGTGTAGGTCTTGCCCATCGCCGGCTGGCGATCATCGATCTCAGCGCGGCGGGCGCGCAGCCGATGTCCACCGAAGACGGCCAGCTACGCATCACCTACAACGGTGAGATTTACAACTACCGCGCACTGAGAAGCGATCTCGAGTCCAAGGGATACCGGTTCCGCTCGGAAAGCGACACCGAGGTCCTGCTCCACCTCTATGCCGATCGCGGGCCAGACATGGTCCACGCCCTCCGCGGTATGTTCGCGTTCGCCATCTGGGACGAACGGCGACACGGAATGTTCCTCGCGCGCGACCCGTTCGGAATCAAGCCCCTTTACGTCGCCGACGACGGATCCACGCTGCGATTCGCGTCCCAGGTCAAGGCCCTCCTCGCCGGCGGCGGTGTGCCGCGCCGTGAGGACCCTGCCGGTTCCGTGGGCTTCCTGCTATGGGGCTTCGTTCCGGAGCCCTTCTCGCTGTATCGCGACATCCGCTCGATCGCCGCGGGGAGCCACCTGTGGATTGGGAAGGACGGCCTCGCGGCCGAGACGCAGTACTTCTCGACGCGCGAGGAAATGTTGAGGATCGAGGGCGAGGAACGACGACCCGCCGGCGGAGATGCCATGGCGGAACTCCGCGCCGCGCTCGATGAGAGCATCGATCACCACCTCGTCGCCGACGTCCCAGTGGGTCTCTTCCTCTCTTCCGGAATTGACTCCTGCGTCGTCGCATCGTTCGCCGGCGCACGTCTCGGGGATCGCCTGCATTCGCTGACCCTGGGATTCTCCGAGTTCAAGAACACCGAGTACGACGAAACCGTGCTCGCCGCGCGCGTTGCGGCGGATCTCGGCATCAAGCACTCCACGTGCTGGACTTCGCGGGAACAGGTCGATGCCGGCCTGTCGTCGTACTTCGAGGCGATGGACCAGCCGTCCATGGATGGACTGAACACCTGGCTCGTCAGCAAGGCCGCGAAAGACTCGGGGATCAAGGTCGCGCTCTCCGGTCTCGGTGGCGATGAGCTCTTCGCCGGCTATCCGAGCTTCACGCAAGTGCCGGCGACCGCACGCTGGGCATCCCCCTTCGCAAAGCACGCGGGGATTTCCCGCGCCGTCCGCAGGGCGGCCGAGCCCCTTCTCGCACCGTTCACATCGCCGAAGTACGCGGGGCTGCTCGAATACGGCGGCTCCGTGTCCGGCGCGTATCTCCTGCGCCGAGCCCTCTACATGCCGTGGGAGGTCGCGCGCGTCCTCGATCCCGCATTCGTCGAAGAGGGACTGAAGCGCCTCGATACGGAGGACCGCCTGCGCGTCGCGCTGGGGAACATCTCACACGAACGGCTCGCCGTCTCCGCGCTGGAGCTCGATTGGTACCTGCGGAGCCAGTTGCTGCGGGACTCCGACTGGGCCGGCATGGCGCACTCCGTGGAGATCCGCGTCCCCTTCGTCGATGTGCCACTCTTCCGCATGGTGGCGAGGCAAGTTGCGGACGAGCGTGCGCCGACCAAGAAGGATCTTCTGCGCGCGGTAAGCGGAGAGCTTCCCGCCCTTCTTTCGACGCGTCCCAAGACTGGCTTCAACGTCCCGGTGCGCGAATGGTTCGGAACGAGCCTTCCGGGAGAGCGGGCGGAACGCGGGCTGCGCACCTGGGCGCGGCGCGTGCTCGACAAATGGAACCTGCCGGCGAAACCGCAGGGACGTCCGGGGAAACCGCCGAAAATGGCGGGCGCGCCAAACGTGCCGAGCTGA
- a CDS encoding glycosyltransferase family 4 protein: protein MTRIVYGSPGLFDMGGIARYGRSQVRALKSILGGENVEVLSMLAPGPGGFDEPIEVDLVAGGNRPSNKVRFALAFGARARPGRMYWSGHLNYTPIVVPLAAATGGTAVVNIYGLELWTRRSKLRERCLAKCWVIADCNATLSSAVQMGIVDPERSTVIHDPVDVAMFRPGAIDLEIAGRYGLVPDDRFRVMFLGRLDEGSRHKGPDRLIRAFARARLPKDAELVIAGSGNQVEILRGIALQSGKGDRVKLIGRVPDVDLPAVYRLSTVFALVSQKFDGGGEGIPLTPLEAGGCAIPSIVGNEDGSVEVCVDGESGLIVSSRDEAAFSNALETLANDRERTRRMGQAAAARVQSHFSYERFAAQHQQFIERIAAEPLVTKREQL from the coding sequence ATGACAAGAATCGTCTACGGCAGTCCGGGTTTGTTCGACATGGGGGGCATCGCACGGTACGGGCGGTCCCAGGTGCGCGCGTTGAAGTCGATCCTGGGCGGCGAGAACGTCGAGGTCCTGTCGATGCTCGCTCCCGGGCCCGGCGGCTTCGACGAACCGATCGAGGTCGATCTCGTTGCCGGCGGCAACAGGCCGTCCAACAAAGTCCGGTTCGCGCTGGCCTTCGGCGCACGCGCACGTCCGGGGCGCATGTACTGGTCCGGGCACCTGAACTACACGCCCATCGTCGTGCCCCTCGCCGCCGCGACCGGCGGCACCGCCGTCGTCAACATCTATGGGCTCGAGCTCTGGACCCGCCGTTCGAAGCTGCGCGAACGCTGCCTCGCGAAGTGCTGGGTCATCGCGGACTGTAACGCGACGCTCTCATCGGCCGTACAGATGGGCATCGTTGATCCAGAGCGCTCCACCGTGATCCACGATCCGGTCGATGTGGCGATGTTTCGCCCGGGCGCGATCGACCTGGAGATCGCCGGGCGCTACGGTCTCGTACCCGACGATCGCTTCCGTGTGATGTTCCTGGGACGACTCGACGAGGGATCAAGGCACAAGGGTCCGGACCGGCTGATCCGTGCTTTCGCACGTGCGCGATTACCGAAGGATGCGGAACTGGTCATCGCGGGTTCTGGAAACCAAGTCGAAATCTTGCGCGGCATCGCGCTGCAGAGCGGCAAGGGCGATCGCGTCAAGCTCATCGGCCGTGTTCCCGACGTCGACCTGCCCGCCGTGTACCGCCTGTCCACGGTCTTCGCCCTTGTGAGCCAGAAATTCGACGGGGGCGGCGAAGGAATCCCGCTGACGCCCCTGGAGGCTGGCGGGTGCGCCATTCCATCGATCGTCGGCAACGAGGACGGATCGGTCGAGGTCTGCGTCGACGGCGAGAGCGGCTTGATCGTTTCTTCGCGCGACGAGGCTGCGTTCTCGAACGCGCTGGAGACCCTGGCGAACGACCGCGAGCGGACCCGACGAATGGGCCAAGCCGCGGCGGCGCGGGTACAGTCGCACTTTTCCTATGAGCGCTTCGCCGCGCAACATCAGCAGTTTATCGAGAGGATCGCCGCCGAACCCCTCGTGACGAAAAGGGAGCAGCTTTGA
- a CDS encoding DegT/DnrJ/EryC1/StrS family aminotransferase has translation MKQEFIPVAEPDLGLLEERYVLDAVRSGWVSSIGAFIDRFEKGFAEYCGVRNAIMLSNGTVAIHLCLVSRGIGSGDEVIVPDLTFVATASAVKHAGATPVLVDVDPATYCIDPQLVEAAITPRTRAIIAVHLFGHPANMTALRDVADRHGIFLIEDAAEAHGARWEGKPVGGLGDAATFSFYGNKVLTTGEGGCITTNDDALATRVRFLKDHAMSKERRYFHPEVGFNYRMTNIQAALGCAQLERASEILSRKAQVLSWYREEFGGSSINLNPVVHPANPICWLVVALLPIGARGRVNAVCQALADEAIDTRPFFVPLSKLPPYAACRFVNQGTAVSHDLADRGICLPSSTRQSRSQVARVAEAMQRALIRTQAAPRPAASAGGV, from the coding sequence TTGAAACAGGAATTCATTCCCGTCGCCGAACCCGACCTCGGCCTCCTCGAGGAGCGATACGTCCTCGATGCAGTTCGATCCGGGTGGGTTTCCTCCATCGGAGCCTTCATTGATCGCTTCGAGAAGGGGTTCGCGGAATACTGTGGCGTTCGGAACGCGATCATGCTGTCGAACGGCACCGTCGCGATCCATCTCTGTCTAGTCTCTCGCGGCATCGGCTCCGGTGACGAAGTCATCGTTCCCGACCTTACATTCGTTGCTACAGCCTCCGCGGTGAAGCACGCCGGCGCCACGCCGGTCCTCGTCGACGTCGATCCCGCAACGTATTGCATCGACCCCCAACTGGTCGAAGCGGCAATCACGCCCAGGACCAGGGCGATCATTGCGGTGCATCTATTCGGGCACCCAGCCAACATGACCGCGTTGCGCGACGTTGCTGATCGTCACGGGATTTTCCTCATCGAAGATGCCGCCGAAGCCCACGGAGCGCGCTGGGAAGGAAAGCCGGTGGGCGGACTCGGAGACGCAGCGACGTTCAGCTTCTACGGCAACAAGGTCCTCACCACGGGTGAAGGCGGATGCATCACGACGAATGACGACGCACTCGCGACAAGGGTCCGCTTCCTAAAGGACCATGCCATGAGCAAGGAGCGGCGCTACTTTCACCCGGAGGTCGGATTCAATTACCGCATGACCAACATCCAGGCCGCCCTCGGTTGCGCACAGCTCGAGCGCGCGAGCGAGATTCTCTCCCGAAAGGCCCAAGTCCTGTCCTGGTATCGGGAAGAATTCGGAGGGTCGTCGATCAACCTGAATCCTGTTGTACATCCCGCCAACCCAATCTGCTGGCTCGTAGTTGCGCTGCTTCCCATCGGCGCAAGAGGACGCGTAAACGCCGTCTGCCAGGCACTCGCGGATGAGGCCATCGACACTCGCCCCTTCTTTGTACCGCTCTCCAAGTTGCCTCCGTACGCCGCGTGCCGATTCGTCAATCAGGGCACCGCCGTGTCGCACGATCTCGCCGATCGTGGGATCTGCCTTCCATCCTCGACACGTCAATCGCGCTCCCAAGTCGCGCGAGTTGCAGAGGCAATGCAAAGGGCATTGATCCGCACACAGGCGGCACCAAGGCCTGCGGCATCGGCAGGCGGGGTCTAG
- a CDS encoding TylF/MycF/NovP-related O-methyltransferase codes for MSSELRDAYLDLMKKCLTRELFAKNYREIPTNTKTFAKRMRQVAVDGSRAVLGPAGLEIVSTRGPFGETMTHMDSLIHVQKCIEEIVKSETPGDFIETGVWRGGMAIFMKAVLKAHGDTDRNVWVADSFEGLPKPDAKKYKADAGDTLWSHSLDVSMDAVTENFRRYGVLDDRIRFLKGFFEDTIPTAPVDRLALLRLDGDMYGSTMVVLKNLYPKLSVGGYVIVDDYAVVPACKQAVHDYRAEAGIKEPICYFPQEPWDAHWRKES; via the coding sequence ATGAGTAGTGAATTGCGGGACGCATATCTGGACCTGATGAAGAAGTGTCTAACGCGCGAGCTGTTTGCGAAGAACTATAGGGAAATTCCAACCAACACCAAGACGTTTGCCAAGCGAATGAGGCAGGTGGCGGTCGATGGTTCGCGAGCGGTACTCGGGCCCGCTGGCCTGGAGATTGTTAGTACGCGCGGACCGTTTGGCGAAACGATGACGCATATGGATTCCTTGATCCACGTGCAGAAGTGCATTGAAGAGATCGTGAAGTCCGAAACTCCAGGCGATTTCATTGAAACGGGGGTTTGGCGCGGCGGAATGGCGATCTTCATGAAGGCGGTACTTAAAGCGCATGGGGACACCGACCGGAACGTGTGGGTCGCTGATTCGTTCGAAGGGCTGCCGAAGCCGGATGCCAAGAAGTACAAGGCAGATGCGGGAGACACCCTCTGGTCGCATTCGTTGGATGTTTCCATGGACGCGGTCACGGAGAATTTCAGGCGTTATGGGGTCTTGGATGATCGCATTCGGTTCTTGAAGGGCTTCTTCGAAGACACGATTCCCACAGCACCCGTTGATCGATTGGCGCTGCTGCGTCTGGACGGGGACATGTACGGTTCGACGATGGTCGTGCTCAAGAACCTGTATCCCAAGTTGTCCGTGGGCGGATACGTCATCGTCGATGACTATGCCGTCGTTCCTGCTTGCAAGCAGGCCGTCCATGACTATCGAGCAGAGGCGGGGATCAAGGAGCCCATTTGCTATTTCCCGCAGGAGCCGTGGGACGCTCACTGGCGCAAGGAGTCCTAA
- a CDS encoding class I SAM-dependent methyltransferase produces the protein MQIAIAAIIRNRSWHLNRQRIRSKDYLDVGCGNNCHPNFINLDFSWHPGIDICWDITRPLPLESQSVRGIYTEHCLEHVPLEAGDRLLGEFRRILKPGGSLRIVVPDGSLYLNNYASDLPLPYAAEDSYRGIYTPMMSVNRIMRKYGHAFIYDFATLRRLLESHGFRSIAKEGFLTGRDPSLLIDSQWRAIESLYVEASTEN, from the coding sequence GTGCAAATCGCGATTGCCGCGATCATCCGCAACCGATCTTGGCACCTCAACCGACAACGTATTCGGTCCAAGGACTATCTGGACGTCGGCTGCGGCAACAACTGCCACCCAAATTTCATCAATCTTGACTTCAGCTGGCACCCCGGCATCGACATCTGTTGGGACATTACGAGACCACTGCCGCTCGAGTCGCAGTCCGTGCGCGGAATTTATACCGAGCACTGCCTGGAACACGTCCCGCTTGAAGCCGGTGACCGATTGCTGGGCGAGTTTCGTCGAATCCTCAAGCCCGGTGGAAGTTTGAGAATCGTCGTGCCTGACGGATCTCTTTATCTCAACAACTATGCATCCGACTTGCCCCTGCCCTACGCCGCGGAAGATTCCTATCGCGGAATCTATACGCCGATGATGAGCGTAAATCGCATCATGCGGAAATACGGTCACGCCTTCATCTACGATTTCGCAACGCTTCGGCGCCTCCTCGAATCGCACGGATTCCGGTCCATAGCGAAAGAGGGCTTCCTCACCGGCCGGGATCCAAGTCTGCTCATCGACTCGCAATGGCGCGCTATCGAGTCGCTGTACGTGGAAGCCAGTACGGAGAACTAA
- a CDS encoding methyltransferase domain-containing protein: MDLSSELARRILVCPDTKQSLRYQDGEFVTDDGQIRYPIVDGIPILLSRTLPSNFWVGDYARDQASGKISLEEMPEVSEVENDPRPIKAVRDLQSATSGYMYAHLESGLNEYPIPSIRLPPGNGKLLVDIGSNWGRWVVAAARSGYTVVGVDIHLHGLRAARRVCAQLGVDALLICGDARRLPLKDMTADTVFSYSVLQHFSREDFAMALTEIARILRSDGSVLVQMPNRLGVRNFYNRLRNRFREEGFNVRYYFPSELVRHGHRDFSRARTTIDGFFGLGIQPSDWEFFTPFGKMVCLASEGLRRVFHNVPGGVWLADSLYLHLELPRGHSANPQISTPRA, from the coding sequence TGGTTTGCCCGGATACCAAGCAGTCGCTTCGTTATCAGGACGGCGAGTTTGTGACGGATGACGGCCAGATCCGCTATCCAATTGTGGATGGCATTCCGATCTTGCTCAGTCGGACTCTGCCGTCGAATTTTTGGGTCGGCGACTACGCCAGGGACCAGGCAAGCGGAAAGATTTCCCTCGAAGAGATGCCCGAGGTCTCCGAGGTCGAGAATGACCCGAGGCCGATCAAGGCCGTGCGCGATTTGCAATCGGCGACTTCTGGATACATGTACGCACATCTCGAGTCGGGATTGAATGAATACCCAATTCCATCGATTCGCTTGCCTCCGGGAAATGGCAAGTTACTGGTGGACATCGGTAGCAACTGGGGCAGGTGGGTGGTAGCGGCAGCTCGGAGTGGCTACACGGTCGTTGGCGTAGACATTCATCTCCACGGGTTGCGGGCCGCCAGGCGTGTCTGCGCTCAGCTAGGAGTCGACGCTCTCTTGATTTGTGGCGACGCGAGGCGCCTGCCTCTGAAGGACATGACAGCGGATACCGTGTTTAGCTACAGCGTACTTCAGCATTTTTCGCGCGAGGACTTTGCAATGGCACTCACGGAAATTGCCCGCATTCTTCGCTCGGATGGCAGCGTGCTGGTTCAAATGCCCAATCGACTTGGAGTCAGGAATTTCTATAACCGCCTGCGGAATCGATTCCGCGAGGAGGGCTTCAACGTCCGATACTATTTTCCGAGCGAGCTGGTCCGACACGGGCACAGAGACTTCTCTCGAGCTAGAACGACTATCGACGGCTTCTTCGGTCTTGGCATTCAACCGAGTGATTGGGAGTTTTTCACGCCGTTCGGAAAAATGGTTTGCCTCGCCTCCGAAGGCCTTAGGCGGGTTTTCCACAACGTGCCAGGGGGCGTTTGGCTAGCGGACAGCCTCTATCTGCACCTTGAGCTGCCACGCGGCCACTCCGCCAATCCGCAAATCTCGACACCGCGGGCTTAG